The following proteins are encoded in a genomic region of Alistipes shahii WAL 8301:
- a CDS encoding response regulator transcription factor, with translation MKILIVEDEPSLREIMVRTLTREQYVVEQAADYAAALDKIAAYDYDCILLDIMLPGGSGLRLLEELKRRRSPAAVIIISARDSLDDKIEGLELGADDYLSKPFHLAELSARIRSVLRRHQRGGYESLDAGNVRLWPDSRRVEVAGREVELLRKEYDILHYFMSRPNHTVDKTALAEGVWGDHIDQADNFDFVYAQMKNLRRKLHDAGADIEIRAVYGFGYKLVQP, from the coding sequence ATGAAGATACTCATTGTTGAAGACGAACCCTCCCTGCGGGAGATCATGGTCCGGACGCTGACCCGGGAGCAGTACGTCGTCGAGCAGGCCGCCGATTACGCCGCGGCGCTCGACAAGATCGCCGCATACGACTACGACTGCATCCTGCTGGACATCATGCTGCCCGGCGGCAGCGGCCTGCGGCTGCTCGAAGAGCTGAAGAGGCGTCGCAGCCCGGCTGCGGTGATCATCATTTCGGCCCGCGATTCCCTCGACGACAAGATCGAGGGGTTGGAACTCGGCGCCGACGACTACCTTTCCAAGCCGTTCCACCTGGCGGAATTGAGCGCCCGCATCCGCAGCGTCCTGCGCCGTCACCAGCGCGGCGGTTACGAGAGCCTCGACGCGGGCAACGTGCGCCTGTGGCCCGACAGCCGCCGGGTCGAGGTGGCGGGCCGCGAGGTGGAGCTGCTGCGCAAGGAGTACGACATCCTCCACTACTTCATGTCCCGCCCCAACCACACGGTCGACAAGACCGCGCTGGCCGAAGGGGTCTGGGGCGACCATATCGACCAGGCCGACAATTTCGATTTCGTCTATGCGCAGATGAAGAACCTGCGCCGCAAGCTCCACGATGCGGGCGCCGACATCGAGATCCGCGCAGTCTACGGCTTCGGCTATAAACTCGTACAGCCGTGA